The Coccidioides posadasii str. Silveira chromosome 3, complete sequence genome contains a region encoding:
- a CDS encoding uncharacterized protein (EggNog:ENOG410QE47~COG:A~TransMembrane:1 (o49-73i)), translated as MAAIRPIWASPLPHLFIRAIPSLTLFQSSTSSRLLQYLPRSFALSSKTIAPGAIVLGLPSILSGLWESILRAVPKKKTSHMKKRHRQMAGKALKDVKNMTNCPGCGQPKRAHLLCPTCVSEVKQRWREEEKPAISA; from the exons ATGGCTGCGATAAGACCGATTTGGGCTTCGCCCTTGCCCCATCTCTTCATACGAGCTATCCCTTCCCTCACACTCTTCCAATCTTCAACATCGAGCCGACTGCTGCAATATCTCCCACGCTCTTTTGCCCTATCCTCCAAGACCATTGCCCCGGGTGCCATAGTGCTAGGCCTTCCTTCCATCCTCTCTGGACTTTGGGAATCTATCCTCCGTGCGGTTCCCAAGAAGAAAACCTCTCATATGAAGAAAAGACACCGACAAATGGCTGGCAAGGCTCTAAAAGATGTGAAAAACATGACCAATTGCCCCGGCTGCGGCCAGCCAAAGAGAGCACATCTACTGTGTCCTACATGTGTTAGCG AGGTCAAGCAACGTTGgcgagaagaggaaaaacCGGCAATATCAGCCTGA
- a CDS encoding uncharacterized protein (EggNog:ENOG410QE47~COG:A) produces the protein MSKQYLTLHTIDNAHPVDIFSLAVTPTQILSASGSSSLNVHSTTEAEFPIAQSMTKAHKIGCHHIVATQDGLRAASAGFSGEVKLWAYENGMWSEDTNYTGKICNVWAIILSSDGHYLAGTTHDGHIKVWDLQNGAHQIHDFETKGSFGMCIDISPDGRFTASGHQSGSVYIFDNSTGRMPYSLSGPFHYVVRPDCRQLTVRRPC, from the exons ATG TCGAAGCAATATCTAACATTGCACACTATTGACAATG CCCATCCTGTCgatatattttctttggcAGTCACACCGACCCAGATCCTATCAGCCTCAGGCTCATCATCCCTCAATGTTCATTCAACTACAGAGGCAGAGTTTCCCATTGCCCAATCAATGACAAAAGCTCACAAAATTGGTTGCCACCACATAGTAGCAACTCAGGATGGACTAAGGGCAGCCAGTGCGGGTTTCAGCGGTGAAGTCAAACTGTGGGCATATGAAAATGGGATGTGGAGCGAGGATACAAACT ATACTGGAAAAATCTGCAATGTCTGGGCCATAATTCTGTCTAGTGATGGGCATTATCTCGCTGGAACTACCCATGACGGCCACATCAAAGTTTGGGACCTTCAGAATGGCGCTCACCAGATCCATGACTTTGAGACGAAAGGAAGTTTCGGCATGTGTATAGATATT TCACCCGATGGACGATTTACGGCTTCTGGCCATCAAAGTGGAAGCGTTTATATTTTTGATAATAGCACTGGCCGGATGCCTTATTCTCTATCAGGTCCGTTCCATTATGTAGTGCGCCCCGACTGTCGCCAACTAACTGTCCGTAGGCCTTGTTGA